A region of Jannaschia sp. W003 DNA encodes the following proteins:
- a CDS encoding TRAP transporter large permease, translating into MTELYATVIFLLVLFLALGMSVWVGLALMGVAWVGMELFTARPAGDAMITVIWASSSSWTLTALPMFIWMGEILYRTRLSEDMFRGLAPWMRFLPGGLLHTNIAGCTLFAAVSGSSAATLTTVGKMSIPELRARGYPEHMIVGTLAGAATLGLMIPPSLTLIVYGVSINESITKLFMAGVLPGLVLAGLFGAYIVGWHFAAPSQRPAPEPAMPFRRMLAESRFLLPVLALVSVVIGSMFFGWATATEAAAVGVIGALLLAAAQRSLTWGTFSAALMGAVRTSAMIALILMGAAFLSLSMGFTGLPRALAAFIERQELSPITLIAALTAFYIVLGMFLDGISSVVLTIAIVEPMVRAAGIDLIWFGIFIVVVVEMAQVTPPIGFNLFVLQGMTRHEIGYISRVALPMVGLMLVMVVILVAFPGLATWLPEWVAARR; encoded by the coding sequence ATGACCGAGCTCTATGCGACGGTCATCTTCCTGCTCGTCCTCTTCCTCGCCCTGGGCATGTCGGTCTGGGTCGGGCTGGCCCTCATGGGCGTGGCCTGGGTGGGGATGGAGCTGTTCACCGCGCGCCCCGCCGGCGACGCCATGATCACGGTGATCTGGGCCTCGTCCTCGTCGTGGACCCTGACCGCCCTGCCGATGTTCATCTGGATGGGCGAGATCCTCTACCGCACGCGCCTCTCCGAGGACATGTTCCGCGGGCTGGCCCCGTGGATGCGCTTCCTGCCCGGGGGCCTTCTGCACACCAACATCGCGGGCTGCACCCTCTTCGCGGCCGTCTCCGGCTCCTCGGCGGCGACGCTGACGACCGTGGGCAAGATGTCGATCCCCGAGCTGAGGGCCCGCGGCTACCCCGAGCACATGATCGTCGGCACGCTGGCGGGCGCGGCCACGCTGGGCCTGATGATCCCGCCCTCGCTGACGCTGATCGTATACGGCGTGTCGATCAACGAGAGCATCACCAAGCTGTTCATGGCCGGCGTCCTGCCCGGCCTCGTGCTGGCGGGACTCTTCGGGGCCTACATCGTCGGATGGCACTTTGCTGCCCCCTCGCAGCGCCCCGCCCCCGAGCCGGCGATGCCGTTCCGTCGCATGCTGGCCGAGAGCCGGTTCCTCCTGCCCGTCCTCGCCCTCGTCTCGGTGGTGATCGGCTCGATGTTCTTCGGCTGGGCCACCGCCACCGAGGCCGCCGCCGTGGGCGTGATCGGCGCGCTGCTGCTGGCCGCGGCCCAGCGCTCGCTCACCTGGGGGACGTTCTCGGCCGCCCTCATGGGCGCGGTGCGGACCTCGGCCATGATCGCGCTGATCCTGATGGGCGCCGCCTTCCTGTCGCTGTCGATGGGATTCACCGGCCTGCCCCGCGCCCTGGCCGCCTTCATCGAGCGGCAGGAGCTGTCGCCGATCACGCTCATCGCCGCGCTCACGGCCTTCTACATCGTGCTGGGCATGTTCCTCGACGGCATCTCCTCGGTGGTGCTGACCATTGCCATCGTGGAGCCGATGGTGCGCGCCGCCGGCATCGACCTGATCTGGTTCGGCATCTTCATCGTGGTCGTGGTGGAGATGGCGCAGGTGACGCCGCCCATCGGCTTCAACCTCTTCGTGCTGCAGGGCATGACCCGCCACGAGATCGGCTACATCTCCCGCGTGGCCCTGCCAATGGTGGGGCTGATGCTGGTGATGGTGGTGATCCTCGTGGCCTTCCCCGGCCTCGCCACATGGCTTCCGGAATGGGTCGCGGCCCGGCGCTGA
- a CDS encoding FAD-binding oxidoreductase, with protein sequence MGRRGRDVIVAGAGIVGIATAIWCQRAGHRVTVVDREGPAAGASHGNAGVLAAGALVPVAVPGLLAKAPGMLLDRHSPLFLRWAHLPRLLPFLRRYLGHATEAHVRHYAAEMIRLLGDSHAQHVALAEGTGAERYVRPEDYAFGYDTAAARAADEGGWRLRAEHGVRFDEVDGAAYDDPFWRGRFAHVVVCRDHGRITDPGAYVAALFAHFRAQGGQFVRASVEDVEMEGGRCVALRTSEGPMRADAIVLALGAWSAPIARKLGARRLAFETERGYHVELLDPSAYPRDAMMVASGKFAVNAMEGRIRCAGVVEFAGLRAAASPAPLAMLRRRIARLLPDVTWREEREWLGHRPAPADSLPLIGPASGAFLAFGHQHVGLTAGPKTGRIVAGMIDGTAGDAWRAFDPMRHA encoded by the coding sequence ATGGGACGGCGGGGACGGGACGTGATCGTGGCGGGCGCGGGGATCGTCGGGATCGCCACCGCGATCTGGTGCCAGCGCGCCGGGCACCGCGTGACGGTGGTCGACCGCGAGGGACCGGCGGCGGGGGCGAGCCACGGCAACGCGGGCGTCCTCGCGGCGGGGGCGCTGGTACCCGTGGCCGTTCCGGGGCTGCTCGCCAAGGCGCCGGGGATGCTGCTGGACCGGCACTCGCCGCTGTTCCTGCGCTGGGCCCACCTGCCCCGCCTCCTGCCCTTCCTCCGCCGCTACCTCGGCCACGCCACCGAGGCGCACGTCCGGCACTACGCCGCCGAGATGATCCGCCTGCTCGGCGACAGCCACGCGCAGCACGTGGCGCTGGCCGAAGGCACGGGGGCCGAGCGCTACGTGCGGCCCGAGGACTACGCCTTCGGCTACGACACTGCCGCCGCGCGCGCCGCCGACGAGGGCGGCTGGCGCCTGCGGGCCGAGCATGGGGTGCGCTTCGACGAGGTGGACGGGGCGGCCTACGACGACCCGTTCTGGCGCGGGCGCTTCGCCCACGTGGTTGTCTGCCGCGACCATGGGCGCATCACCGACCCGGGCGCCTACGTGGCGGCCCTGTTCGCGCATTTCCGCGCCCAGGGCGGCCAGTTCGTGCGGGCGAGCGTCGAGGACGTGGAGATGGAGGGCGGGCGCTGCGTCGCTCTGCGCACCTCCGAGGGCCCCATGCGCGCCGATGCCATCGTGCTCGCTTTGGGCGCCTGGTCCGCCCCGATCGCCCGCAAGCTCGGCGCCCGCCGCCTCGCCTTCGAGACCGAGCGGGGCTACCACGTCGAGTTGCTGGACCCTTCCGCCTATCCCCGCGACGCGATGATGGTGGCGTCCGGCAAGTTCGCCGTGAACGCCATGGAGGGTCGCATCCGCTGCGCCGGGGTGGTGGAGTTCGCAGGCCTTCGCGCTGCCGCCTCCCCTGCCCCGCTCGCCATGCTGCGGCGGCGCATCGCGCGCCTCCTGCCCGACGTCACGTGGCGCGAGGAGCGCGAGTGGCTGGGTCACCGCCCCGCGCCGGCCGACAGCCTGCCGCTGATCGGGCCGGCCTCGGGGGCGTTCCTGGCCTTCGGGCACCAGCACGTGGGCTTGACAGCCGGACCCAAGACGGGCCGCATCGTCGCCGGGATGATCGACGGCACCGCCGGGGACGCATGGCGGGCCTTCGATCCCATGCGCCATGCCTGA
- a CDS encoding TRAP transporter substrate-binding protein produces MKFSAILAATTILAAPAFADGHAMAWDMPMAYAASNFHSEAGEVFAEKAREYTDGAIDITVHAGGSLFGGDDIKRAVQTGQVPIGERLMSAHANESPVLAWDNVPFVATTFEDNERLWQAAKPVVEEELAGQNLHVLYTCPWPGQGFYFNKAVESSEDTQGLKFRSYNTATATFAEELGMIPVQVEAAELSQALATGVAEAFISSGATGYDRKVWEHLSHYYKVNAWMPRNYVVVNKQTWDGLDPAVQEGLQKAGDEAAAECMAKSEELSDFYFDELEKNGMTVTDASGQFAEELQSIGAKMKEQWLNETGEAGQRIMDAYGQ; encoded by the coding sequence ATGAAGTTTTCCGCGATCCTCGCCGCCACCACGATCCTCGCCGCGCCGGCCTTCGCCGACGGCCATGCCATGGCCTGGGACATGCCGATGGCCTATGCCGCCTCGAACTTCCACTCCGAGGCGGGCGAGGTCTTCGCCGAGAAGGCCCGCGAGTACACCGACGGCGCCATCGACATCACCGTCCACGCGGGCGGCTCGCTGTTCGGGGGCGACGACATCAAGCGCGCCGTGCAGACCGGGCAGGTGCCCATCGGCGAGCGCCTGATGAGCGCCCATGCCAACGAGAGCCCGGTGCTCGCCTGGGACAACGTGCCCTTCGTGGCGACCACGTTCGAGGACAACGAGCGGCTTTGGCAGGCCGCCAAGCCGGTGGTCGAGGAGGAGCTGGCGGGGCAGAACCTCCACGTGCTCTACACCTGCCCCTGGCCGGGCCAGGGCTTCTACTTCAACAAGGCGGTAGAGTCGTCCGAGGACACCCAAGGCCTGAAGTTCCGCTCCTACAACACGGCGACGGCGACCTTCGCCGAGGAGCTGGGCATGATCCCGGTGCAGGTCGAGGCCGCCGAGCTGAGCCAGGCGCTCGCGACCGGCGTGGCCGAGGCGTTCATCTCCTCGGGCGCGACGGGCTACGACCGCAAGGTCTGGGAGCACCTGAGCCATTACTACAAGGTCAACGCCTGGATGCCGCGCAACTACGTCGTGGTGAACAAGCAGACCTGGGACGGGCTCGATCCGGCCGTGCAGGAGGGTCTCCAGAAGGCCGGCGACGAGGCCGCCGCGGAGTGCATGGCCAAGTCCGAGGAGCTGTCGGACTTCTACTTCGATGAGCTGGAGAAGAACGGCATGACCGTCACCGACGCCTCCGGCCAGTTCGCCGAGGAGCTGCAGTCCATCGGCGCGAAGATGAAGGAGCAATGGCTCAATGAGACCGGCGAGGCCGGCCAGCGGATCATGGACGCCTACGGCCAGTGA
- a CDS encoding TRAP transporter small permease: MNDWPALLGVPLWGWLFVLPSLLALAAALAGERAARPLAPLWRTLDAVYLAAGVVAAGFLVLILFLIVAQMVARWSSLAFPGSTEFAGYSMAGASFFALAHALTRGAHIRVSIFLNLNALTRRWLDVLALWVGAIIATYFARFALKAAGFSAMLNDRTQGQDKMPDWLIAALSLDWAGVSAEGWSYTPVWIPQIVMVAGAGLLAIALWDMLVRTLVLGRPLIVSEAME, from the coding sequence GTGAACGACTGGCCCGCCCTCCTCGGCGTCCCGCTGTGGGGCTGGCTGTTCGTTCTGCCGTCGCTGCTCGCGCTCGCCGCGGCCCTCGCGGGCGAACGGGCCGCCCGCCCCCTCGCCCCGCTCTGGCGCACGCTGGATGCCGTCTACCTCGCGGCGGGCGTGGTGGCGGCGGGCTTCCTCGTTCTGATCCTCTTCCTGATCGTCGCGCAGATGGTGGCGCGCTGGTCGAGCCTCGCCTTTCCCGGCTCCACCGAGTTCGCCGGCTACAGCATGGCCGGGGCGTCCTTCTTCGCGCTCGCCCACGCGCTGACGCGGGGCGCGCACATCCGGGTGTCGATCTTCCTGAACCTCAATGCCCTGACCCGCCGCTGGCTCGACGTCCTCGCCCTCTGGGTCGGGGCGATCATTGCCACCTACTTCGCGCGCTTCGCACTGAAGGCCGCCGGGTTCTCGGCGATGCTGAACGACCGCACGCAAGGCCAGGACAAGATGCCCGACTGGTTGATCGCCGCCCTCAGCCTCGACTGGGCCGGCGTCTCGGCGGAGGGCTGGAGCTATACCCCCGTCTGGATCCCGCAGATCGTGATGGTTGCGGGCGCGGGGCTGCTGGCGATCGCCTTGTGGGACATGCTGGTGCGGACCCTCGTGCTCGGCCGCCCCCTCATCGTGTCGGAGGCGATGGAATGA
- the mutS gene encoding DNA mismatch repair protein MutS yields the protein MSVTPMMAQYLEIKAEAPDALLFYRMGDFYELFFDDAAAAAEALDIALTKRGEHLGQPIPMCGVPVHSAENYLMTLIRKGFRVAVCEQLESPAEAKKRGSKSVVKRGIVRLVTPGTLTEDTLLEARAHNYLAAFASVRDDCALAWADISTGELRVAPCPRVRLGPDLARLGVREVLLPEGSDARDTVEEGGAAATELAKSSFDSRGGEDRLRRLFGVASSEAWGGFGRCELGALGALLDYVELTQRGQLPRMRPPRRETASEIMQIDAATRRSLELVRNASGGRENSLLWAIDRTVTAAGARLLERRVSAPSTRLPVIRARQAAVAWAVERAAEAGDIRAALRRTLDMDRALSRLSLDRGGPRDLAALRAGLEAGAALHDGFAGTDLPVDLAPLAGLDDLRDLLARALIPEPPARLSDGGAIAAGFDAELDDLRTLRDEGRGVIASLQARYAETTGIGSLKVRHNNVLGYFVETTATHEAAMRARADTFIHRQTTANQHRWTTVELSDLETRILNAGTGAAAIEARLFTDLQGAVLERAEPVFAAARCLAELDVATGLADLARAEGWCRPRVDDSRAFAVEAGRHPVVEKALRPSGTPFVPNDTALGAEEGAAIRLLTGPNMAGKSTWLRQNALVAVLAQMGSYVPAESAHVGLVSQLFSRVGASDDLARGRSTFMVEMVETAAILNQADDRSLVILDEIGRGTATYDGLSIAWAVLEHLHEVNRCRALFATHYHEMTALAGRLEGVENCTVAVKEWRGDVIFLHEVREGAADRSYGVQVARLAGLPDRAVARAREVLEMLESGERGTRPEALIDDLPLFSAAPAPRPAPKRESAAEARLRAVLPDDLSPKEALELIYELKALTPED from the coding sequence ATGTCCGTCACACCGATGATGGCCCAGTACCTGGAGATCAAGGCGGAGGCGCCGGACGCCCTGCTGTTCTACCGCATGGGCGACTTCTACGAGCTGTTCTTCGACGACGCCGCGGCGGCGGCCGAGGCGCTCGACATCGCGCTGACGAAGCGGGGCGAGCATCTGGGCCAGCCCATCCCGATGTGCGGCGTGCCCGTGCATTCCGCCGAGAACTACCTGATGACGCTGATCCGCAAGGGCTTCCGCGTCGCCGTGTGCGAGCAGCTCGAGAGCCCTGCCGAGGCCAAGAAGCGCGGCTCGAAGTCCGTGGTGAAGCGCGGCATCGTGCGGCTGGTCACGCCCGGCACGCTGACCGAGGACACGCTGCTCGAAGCGCGCGCCCACAACTACCTCGCCGCCTTCGCCTCGGTGCGCGACGACTGCGCGCTGGCCTGGGCCGACATCTCGACCGGCGAGCTGCGCGTGGCCCCGTGCCCGCGCGTGCGCCTCGGCCCCGACCTGGCCCGCCTCGGCGTGCGCGAGGTGCTCCTGCCCGAAGGCTCGGACGCCCGGGACACGGTGGAGGAGGGGGGCGCGGCGGCCACCGAGCTGGCGAAGTCCTCGTTCGACAGCCGCGGCGGCGAGGACCGACTGCGCAGGCTCTTCGGCGTGGCCTCGTCGGAGGCGTGGGGCGGCTTCGGGCGTTGCGAGCTGGGCGCGCTGGGGGCGCTCCTCGACTACGTGGAACTGACCCAGCGCGGCCAGCTCCCCCGCATGCGCCCGCCCCGGCGCGAGACCGCGTCCGAGATCATGCAGATCGACGCCGCCACGCGCCGCAGCCTGGAATTGGTGCGGAATGCCAGCGGGGGCCGCGAGAACTCCCTGCTCTGGGCCATCGACCGCACCGTCACGGCCGCCGGCGCGCGGCTGCTGGAGCGGCGCGTCTCGGCGCCCTCGACCCGCCTGCCGGTGATCCGCGCGCGGCAGGCTGCCGTGGCCTGGGCGGTGGAGCGGGCCGCCGAGGCCGGGGACATACGCGCCGCCCTGCGCCGGACCTTGGACATGGACCGCGCGCTCTCGCGCCTCTCGCTCGACCGGGGCGGCCCCCGCGACCTCGCCGCCCTGCGCGCCGGGCTGGAGGCGGGGGCGGCGCTGCACGACGGCTTCGCAGGCACCGACCTGCCTGTCGATCTCGCCCCCCTTGCGGGGCTGGACGACCTCCGGGACCTCCTCGCCCGCGCGCTGATCCCCGAGCCGCCCGCGCGCCTCTCGGACGGGGGTGCCATCGCGGCGGGGTTCGACGCGGAGCTGGACGATCTGCGGACCTTGCGCGACGAGGGTCGGGGCGTGATCGCCTCGCTGCAGGCACGCTATGCCGAGACGACCGGCATCGGCTCGCTGAAGGTGCGACACAACAACGTGCTGGGCTACTTCGTGGAGACCACGGCCACCCACGAGGCGGCCATGCGGGCGCGCGCCGACACCTTCATCCACCGCCAGACCACCGCCAACCAGCACCGCTGGACCACCGTGGAGCTGTCGGACCTCGAGACGCGCATCCTTAACGCCGGCACGGGCGCCGCCGCGATCGAGGCGCGCCTGTTCACCGATCTGCAGGGCGCCGTGCTGGAGCGGGCCGAGCCGGTCTTCGCCGCCGCCCGCTGCCTCGCGGAACTCGACGTGGCCACGGGGCTGGCCGACCTCGCGCGAGCCGAAGGCTGGTGCCGCCCGCGCGTGGACGACAGTCGGGCCTTCGCGGTCGAGGCGGGGCGCCATCCGGTGGTGGAGAAGGCCCTGCGCCCCTCGGGCACGCCGTTCGTGCCCAACGACACCGCGCTGGGGGCGGAGGAGGGCGCCGCGATCCGCCTGCTCACGGGGCCGAACATGGCCGGCAAGTCCACCTGGCTGCGCCAGAACGCGCTGGTGGCGGTGCTGGCGCAGATGGGCAGCTACGTGCCCGCCGAGAGCGCCCACGTCGGCCTCGTCAGCCAGCTCTTCAGCCGCGTCGGCGCCTCCGACGACCTCGCGCGTGGGCGCTCGACCTTCATGGTCGAGATGGTCGAGACGGCGGCGATCCTGAACCAGGCCGACGACCGCAGCCTCGTGATCCTCGACGAGATCGGCCGGGGCACGGCTACCTACGACGGCCTGAGCATCGCCTGGGCCGTGCTGGAGCACCTGCACGAGGTGAACCGCTGCCGCGCGCTCTTCGCGACGCACTACCACGAGATGACGGCGCTGGCCGGACGCTTGGAGGGGGTCGAGAACTGCACCGTGGCCGTGAAGGAGTGGCGCGGCGACGTGATCTTCCTCCACGAGGTGCGCGAGGGCGCCGCCGACCGCTCCTACGGGGTGCAGGTGGCCCGGCTCGCGGGCCTGCCCGACCGTGCCGTGGCCCGCGCCCGCGAGGTCTTGGAGATGCTGGAGAGCGGCGAGCGGGGCACCCGCCCCGAGGCGCTGATCGACGACCTGCCCCTGTTCAGCGCCGCCCCCGCCCCGAGGCCGGCCCCGAAGCGCGAGAGCGCCGCCGAGGCGCGCCTGCGCGCCGTTCTTCCGGACGACCTCTCGCCGAAGGAAGCGTTGGAGCTGATCTATGAGCTGAAGGCCCTGACGCCGGAGGACTGA
- a CDS encoding ABC transporter substrate-binding protein yields the protein MTKFMLAATLLATTALGANAETLRWARAGDSLTLDPHAQNEGPTHTLAHQIYEPLIIRDTAGEFQAALATDWAVKEDDPNVWVFNLRQGVKFHDGSDFTAEDVVFSFERAQSEKSAMKELLNSIVEVRAVDDHTVEFVTDGPNPILPNNFTNLFIIDKDWTEANGVVEVQDIAAGESNYAATNANGTGPFTLVSREPDVLTVLEQNPEYWGMDEFPMAVTRIEYRPIQNAATRVAALLSGEVDFIQDVPVQDLARVDATDGLQVKTTPQNRTIFFGMNQGADDIERDDVDGKNPLADVNVRRAMNMAINRAAIQQVVMQGQSQPTGVIIPPFVNGWTEALDAVPEGDMDAARALMEEAGYGDGFSIQLDCPNDRYVNDEGICQAAVGMLGQIGVQVNLNAQPKAQHFPLIQNGTTDFYMLGWGVPTYDSEYVFNFLAHTKGDERGSWNATGYSNEELDAKIQSLSSETDLEARDATIAEIWETVQDEQLYLPIHHQVLNWGMADKVGTEVSPEDDPKFKFFEMN from the coding sequence ATGACCAAGTTCATGCTCGCCGCCACGCTGCTGGCGACCACCGCGCTGGGCGCCAACGCCGAGACCCTGCGCTGGGCGCGCGCCGGCGACAGCCTCACGCTCGACCCCCACGCCCAGAACGAGGGCCCGACCCACACGCTGGCGCACCAGATCTACGAGCCCCTGATCATCCGCGACACCGCCGGCGAGTTCCAGGCCGCGCTCGCCACCGACTGGGCCGTGAAGGAGGACGACCCCAACGTGTGGGTCTTCAACCTGCGTCAGGGCGTGAAATTCCACGACGGCTCGGACTTCACCGCCGAGGACGTGGTGTTCAGCTTCGAGCGCGCGCAGAGCGAGAAGTCGGCGATGAAGGAGCTGCTCAACTCCATCGTTGAGGTCCGCGCCGTGGACGACCACACGGTGGAGTTCGTGACCGACGGGCCGAACCCGATCCTGCCCAACAACTTCACCAACCTGTTCATCATCGACAAGGACTGGACCGAGGCGAACGGCGTCGTGGAGGTGCAGGACATCGCCGCGGGCGAGTCGAACTACGCCGCCACCAACGCCAACGGCACCGGACCCTTCACGCTGGTCTCCCGCGAGCCCGACGTGCTGACCGTGCTGGAGCAGAACCCCGAGTACTGGGGCATGGACGAGTTCCCGATGGCGGTGACGCGCATCGAGTACCGCCCGATCCAGAACGCCGCGACCCGCGTCGCGGCCCTCCTGTCGGGCGAGGTGGACTTCATCCAGGACGTGCCCGTCCAAGACCTCGCGCGCGTGGACGCGACCGACGGGCTGCAGGTCAAGACCACGCCGCAGAACCGCACGATCTTCTTCGGCATGAACCAGGGCGCCGACGACATCGAGCGCGACGACGTGGACGGCAAGAACCCCCTCGCCGACGTCAACGTGCGCCGGGCCATGAACATGGCGATCAACCGCGCGGCCATCCAGCAGGTGGTGATGCAGGGCCAGTCGCAGCCCACCGGCGTCATCATCCCGCCCTTCGTGAACGGCTGGACCGAGGCGCTGGACGCCGTGCCCGAGGGCGACATGGACGCCGCGCGCGCGCTGATGGAGGAGGCCGGCTACGGCGACGGCTTCTCGATCCAGCTCGACTGCCCCAACGACCGCTACGTGAACGACGAGGGCATCTGCCAGGCCGCCGTGGGCATGCTGGGCCAGATCGGCGTGCAGGTGAACCTGAACGCCCAGCCCAAGGCGCAGCACTTCCCGCTGATCCAGAACGGCACCACCGACTTCTACATGCTGGGCTGGGGCGTGCCGACCTACGACTCGGAGTACGTGTTCAACTTCCTGGCCCACACCAAGGGCGACGAGCGCGGCTCGTGGAACGCGACCGGCTACTCGAACGAAGAGCTCGACGCCAAGATCCAGAGCCTCTCCTCGGAGACCGACCTCGAGGCGCGCGACGCCACGATCGCCGAGATCTGGGAGACGGTGCAGGACGAGCAGCTCTACCTGCCGATCCACCACCAGGTGCTGAACTGGGGCATGGCCGACAAGGTGGGCACCGAGGTGTCGCCGGAGGACGACCCGAAGTTCAAGTTCTTCGAGATGAACTGA